Proteins encoded together in one Calonectris borealis chromosome W, bCalBor7.hap1.2, whole genome shotgun sequence window:
- the LOC142075072 gene encoding phorbol-12-myristate-13-acetate-induced protein 1-like: protein MIPGRTPRKAAPPAAPAEREVVAECALQLRRIGDKWDLRRKILNLLTKLFCPET, encoded by the exons ATGATACCCGGCAGGACCCCGCGCAAGGCCGCGCCGCCCGCTGCTCCCGCAG AACGGGAGGTGGTGGCGGAGTGCGCCCTGCAGCTGCGCAGGATAGGCGACAAGTGGGACCTGCGGCGGAAGATCTTGAACCTCCTAACAAAGCTATTCTGCCCGGAAACGTGA